Genomic segment of Mastomys coucha isolate ucsf_1 unplaced genomic scaffold, UCSF_Mcou_1 pScaffold23, whole genome shotgun sequence:
AAAATTGTTAAGGGGTGGAAGAGATggttgagtggttaagagcacttgttcttgcagagtcTGGGTTTGATTGCCATCACACAGTGAGGGCCCTTAGCCATCTGCGATGCTGGTTCCAGggctctgctgccctcttctgacctccttgggtgGGCACCAGAGACACGTGTTGCACATCCacatgcactttttaaaaatttttaaattatgtttagagAGAGCATGCTTTCCAgtgtgtggaagttagaggaggGCAGTTTGTAGGAGTTGTTGGTTCTCTACAGGGATAGAACTCCCTGCAGAGCTGGTATCAGGGACCTTTGCTTTACAGATACACTTTACCggccctttttctttctttttttctttcctttctctctctctctctctctctctctttttttttttttttagatttttttcgagacaggatttctctgtatagctccagccatcctggaacttactctatagaccaggctggctttgaactcagaaatccgcctgcctctgcctcccaagtgctgggattaaaggtgtgtgccaccattgcctggcctttACTGGCTCTTTTTCATGGTTTCTTGAACAAACTAGGCTTTTAGTGTTAGCAGTTCTCTTTGACTTTgaccagacaggcatggtgtatTTTGTCTTCAGGATCCTTTAGTTGAGGGAATAGTtaggacagggtttcactatatccaggctggccttgagcctgAGCTTTAGTCTTCCAGGGATTGTAGATGTGTCCCTGCAGTTGTCTCTGGCTTTGAGAGGCTCTTTTGTGACCACTTAGTTTCATTACTCAATGGATCCTTCTAGGAGTACtgttataagatttattttttatgctctgcatgagtacaccaccattactccttccagacacaccagaagaggggatcagaccctattacagatagttgtgagccaccatgtggttgctgggaattgaacttagaacctcttgaagagtagtcggtgctcttaacagctgagccatctctccagccctagaagtATTGTTCATTCCTTGAGTTCATTCCTTGCCTGCAAAGTGAATCAAAGGCCCTCCGTCTTTGTTCCTTCTAGCTTCCTACTTGTTTGCCATGGATGGCTTTTTCAGTAGCTACATGACAAGGGATGAGTCCTAGGATCATCTGCCTTTGTAGGCTTCTGAGGACTGGAGGAAGAGATTCAGCCTGCCtcttacctttaaaaataaatattagtgtATTCATATAAGATATCCATCATGGAAGTATGGGAGCCTTGTGTACAAAGGCTACTGTAGTGAAAAGGTGAACATGCCGAGCATCTACCTGCCACGCCCATTTGATCTGAtcagaatataattttatttgtaccGTCTTTGTGTTGAATGTTAGGGTTCTTAAGAATTGTTTAACCTTCATATTTGGTACTTTGAATGGTTGACTTTGTTCCTCCTGATACCTTCTCCAGATCCCCTagtaacattttgttttaaagacagggttttactcTAAAACCCATGGTAGTCTGGAACTCTAAGTTACTCTGCATCCTCTCTTTTACCTCTTCCTCCGGCCAGGCTTATGGTCCTGCCATAAGGACACAATAGGCTTGGGGCCGGGACCTCTGTGCTCCGTCAGCCCTGTCCCTTTGCAGCCCAGTGGCCCAGGAAGAGGCTTGGGGCCATTTACTTGATCCCTCTGAGGCAtcccaggcaggaagcagggcttCTAAGTTCGGGTCTTTTGAGAGGCAAGAGAGCCAGAGATCCCAGGGGTGGCCATTGTTGCCAGCAACAGGCGTATTCTCTGGAGTCAAGCTCCAAGGAGTTAATTGATGTGTTTTCTACTTTCTGGAAAGTGGTAATTAACCCTGCTCAAGCATAAGTGTGTTGAATGTAGGAGTTTCCTACAATCCTAGCACATAATCGTCTCTCCCTTCTCTTACCTTTCAGCAGACAGCTCGGACAACTCTGATTTGGAAGATGACATCATCTTATCTCTGAATGAGTGATGTGCCATTCCTACTTGGAAGAGAATCTTGGCAGGCGagagaaactgagggaattcagAACACCTGCCCTTTGCTGCCTCCCAGGGCTCTCAGTTAAGGAACTGTATGCCCTGTATTCAGAGGACTATGATTTAAAAGTCTCCCTGGAATCCGAGGGCCCTTCTAACaccaataccacacacacacaccaatacNNNNNNNNNNNNNNNNNNNNNNNNNNNNNNNNNNNNNNNNNNNNNNNNNNNNNNNNNNNNNNNNNNNNNNNNNNNNNNNNNNNNNNNNNNNNNNNNNNNNNNNNNNNNNNNNNNNNNNNNNNNNNNNNNNNNNNNNNNNNNNNNNNNNNNNNNNNNNNNNNNNNNNNNNNNNNNNNNNNNNNNNNNNNNNNNNNNNNNNNNNNNNNNNNNNNNNNNNNNNNNNNNNNNNNNNNNNNNNNNNNNNNNNNNNNNNNNNNNNNNNNNNNNNNNNNNNNNNNNNNNNNNNNNNNNNNNNNNNNNNNNNNNNNNNNNNNNNNNNNNNNNNNNNNNNNNNNNNNNNNNNNNNNNNNNNNNNNNNNNNNNNNNNNNNNNNNNNNNNNNNNNNNNNNNNNNNNNNNNNNNNNacacacacacacacagagcgactAGGCCCTAGTTTGTGTCCCCTCCTAGGAAGGACATAGCTTTCCtcaagggaaaaaacaaacatgtcTCTGGGTATttcacaatatattttctttgtataatgTTCTTTActtaaaagaacaagaaatagttttttataaaacttaaaaagaaaaaaaaaaaaaggcaccagGCATTTCTAACAAGGGTCTGAACTTATCCACCAGTCTCCTACCCCTGtgcttcattttctttggaagaaaatgATGTCTAAAGAACATATAGAGGCATTTTTACATACGTATTTAAATGAAGAGGAAAATCGTGGTTTCGTAAATTGATAAGgattaagaatattttattataaatataatatatgattttTTAACCTGTTTTGTTGCCTCATATGCTGTCAAgttaatttgttttcctttgtgccAGAGCGGGAATGGACGGCATGGCCTGAGCACTGGGAAATACCTGACTCCCTGCCTTGGTGGCCAGGCAGCAGTCAGTTGTGTGGACCCTGGTTTTGTGGAGTTGAGAACTTTAGGGGTATAAATtcactccctctctttcctctttgtgaTTCAGTTTTTcaagtctttttttcccttccctttctccccaatGTGGAAATTACAAATCAAAggtctttttctttaatgtaaagtgtatttatttaaaaaaattacaaaataaactaCAAGCTGTCTTTGTTTATGgcctttccttgttttcttttaccAAAGTGgggtttccctttcctcctctcagttCTGGCCAGACCACAGAGGACTTGTAAGGAAGGCAGAGCCCTCCACAGTGAGAAAACACAGCCTTCCCACAGCAAACCCCCAGGACAGTGGCTCAGTCACTCGAGCCTGGCCTGAAGTTGCTGAAGGCTTTGTAAGGATAACAAGGGGGCAGAAGGGGTTGGAGGGTAGAGGAGTACATCTCTATCCCCATGTCTGGGACTTTTAAGGAGCATTCTGGCCACCCCTTGTCTGAGATTCGGGGGACTTGAACAGTTTTTCAGTCCTAAAAGTTGAGGGGTACTTGAGGCTTGGTCAGGCTGGATTTGGAGAAAAACTCATAAGGTCTAAAACTGACAAAGCATCAGGGGCTCAGGGTTTGCTCatcctgcctctctccttcccaaaataaacacaaaatgttaATTTTCTCTCCGATTTTGCCCAAATTGTAGCTTCTGTTTCTGTTACATAGGCATTAAACAGCCACAGAAACACTTCTCCCTTTGCTGAGAGAAGGGTGCACTGGTTAGAAAGTAAACAAGTAATACAAGAAGACAGTGAAAACTCTCCAGGGGTAGGTAGAGCCTGCTACACCAAGAACACAACCTGTCACTGAAGTGACCCTGTACCACAGAAGTACAGCCTGGTCCTTTAAGAAAGCCACGGCTCAGCTGCTCATTTGCTTCAAGTCATGGCATTAAATGGTCAGCTGACACCATCCAGTAGAAGAAGCCCGATGGCTAGTCGTGGATGCAGCTGAAGAGAAAACTGTAAAAACTCTTGCGCTGTCACTAGTGCAGCTGTGCCAGGAGCTCCTGGGAGCACCACAGGCCTCCCAAGGTAGAGGTAAGCACATTTAATAGGAAAGCACAATTCTGGTTGACTTGACAACACTCCCTTAGGAATGTACCTCGTGAGACTAGAAGAAAACATCCATCTTCCATGTTCTTACTAGAGTTCAAAATCTGAGTCATTTAAGAAGACTCACTCAGGCTATGAAACCTACCAATTAGGGGTTTTTGTCTGCTCATGTTTTTTGCCTTGATGCAACATCTCAGGCACTAGGTACCTGCTGTCAGCTTTCTCACTGGAGACAATGTCATGATCAAACAAGGCCTTGGCCACCTGACCCACCTTCTCTAGTGCTAGCAGGGCTGGCCGAGAGGCCACAGAACCCGTTACCATCTTAAGGAGTGAAAGGAAGTGGGTAAGACGGtccaaggaggaagagggaaggttACAGTGGGGTGTGGCTCTTCACCAAGAAACACATTATCGCCAGAGCCAAAGGGTGCCTTTTTCCAAAGAGAGATTAATAAAGTGACCTGGTTCTGTCTGGGAAGGGTGCCCAGGTATGCTACAAGTGTTCTGTGACATTATTCAGGGTCTGTAAGAAAAACTGCAACAGTCCATCAAGATGAGCTCTGGTTTCTGCTGGTATGACAAAGAACTGAAGTAGTCTAGTATAGCAGGTCTACTGACTTGCTCCAAGCCCTGGAAAAAGTGGCCCCACACATAGGTAGATTAACACTCACTCATGTTAAtgctttagagcagtggttcttggccttcctaatgctgcaaccctttaatacaattcatgttgtggtgaccccaatcatctgttgatacttcataactaattttgctactgttatgaattataatgcaaatatttggggggggggaatagaAGTTTCCCAAATGGGTTGTGAcacaagacccacaggttgagaaccactgctttagagccACCTTTAATTTCTCATGAATACCAGCCAAAGCCCAGTGAGTGGAAATTCCCTGTTCTTGTCCAGTCTCTTAAATTTCTGTTCCTGTAGACAGGCATGAACTCCATACAACCTTCAAGGTCCATCTCAGAGCCCAGGGGTCACAGGTGCTGGCTCAGGGAGTAGGCCATACCCTAAGCAGGGTTCCATTCTCCTCAGCCTGACTGGCTTGGACTACCAAGCTGACACATTGTGAGCCTGACTGATCTGTGGTGACAATTGTTGTCTGATCTGGCTTTCTACTTGAGACAACAAAGGCAGAGCCTAGATCCCTTAGGCCACTTTCCCTTCGCAGACAGGACTCCTCAATCGGTTCCCTTCATACCAAAGTTGAAGTGGATTTAGGCTCTATCCCATCACAACTGTGACTTCTTTCTCACAAAGGAGTACTATTTCCTTACCTCGAGTCTAGGTCAGAACACGGAACACTATTGCCACTCATCAAGGGCATCTTCCTGGCACTGACTGAGCACTGTAGTTTGGGGGTCTGCCTGCAGCACAGGCCGCTCTGACACAGCCCTGAGAGCAAAGGAAGCACATTGAAGAGTTAACAAGTCTGGCTGCCTCTTACCCTACATGCTAACATTTTACCTCCAAGATCCCCGGGAATCAGGCAGATGACTGCTAGGGGAAGACCCTAaactacacagtaagactaaaaGACGGAACCAGAGGGAGCCTGGGCAGGTCACGCACACAGCCCTTTGCTTCAATATTGCACTGTTCCTCCCCCTAAGTGCAAGACTACACAACTGAAAACTACCCTCTGTCAAACAGGCTTTTATAATTGGGTGCTTTGTCCAACAGCCATAGACCAAACTAAAGCACACACTTAGGGcagggaaaaacaacaaaactacctGTAGCTGTTGGCATAGATCTTAGGCCCaggctttttttccctctgaatgGGCTCAGTTTAGGGTAGTATAGCAGGGCCCATGCCTTTTAAGCCTGCTGGCCATCAGCTAAGATCGACAAGTGTGAGCAGGGCCCCAACAGCACAAAGAGCTGCGCACGCCCAACACAGCACAACTTTTAGAAGCAGTGGTGTCAAAAACATGACACCACGGCATGCACTGAGTGATGCCTTCCATTCTTTACGAAAAAAACCTGATTAAACTAGGACTCTGGCGGGATTAAAAATCCATCCTCTGACAAAGGCTTTACTGACAATTTTCCATACAGttagtcaaaaaaataaaataaaatataaaaaaatacagaatacagcAGACAGAATCTCATACACGGGAAACATAACAGAGTTACttcttataaaaaacaaaaattcccccGAAATCTAAGAACTTAGTTTTAGCAGTAGACAGGATGCCACCAAATGAACCACAAAAATCCAGCAGAGAATTCAAACCAAGGGATAAGGTAGGAAGAAAAGgagcagatttttaaaataactgcttCTGTGACACAAACAGCTGGAAAACACAGGTGTGGGCTAGGCGGTGTCTCTTACTATAACTATCACCATGTGCTCTTCCTCTAACTTGCCCAATGTCCGCAGTGCTGACTGGAGGTACTGCTGTGAAAAGTCGCAGGGCGGGAAGGCATAGAGCATGCCAGTGCTGTCTCTGCCCTTAGACCCACCCACCGGCAAGCTGATCACCCCCGCAGCCTGCTTCTGTTTCAAGTAGGAGACTAGGTTCCTGAGAAGCCGCCTCTGTAGGCCTGGCTCCACCACGGGCATCCCCTCGGAGCCAGGCCCGCTGGGGGTTGACTGGATGGCTAGGAGCACAGCATAACCGTTAGGACTCCCCTGCTTGATGCGACGGGTGACCTCGTCCAGCTTGGGCTGATCCAGTCGAAGACGCTGGGCAATCTTTAGCTGGGTCAGCTTGCTGCCAGAGGTGTGGTCTTTGAGGAGGCCACTGATAACTCCCTGGTCCCCCTCAAGGATGTGCATAGATGTTGGAAAGCAGCTGTTTTTCAACACTAGAAGCCCATTCCAACCCAGCTGCAGTGTCTGGGCATACTCTGACAGAGTCTTTAGCTTTTTGGTCTCATGTTTTGGCTCTTCAAGAGTCTTGGGCTCTGCCTCAGTGGTTCGATGATTGCGTTCACTCTCTCTAGTCTTTTTCCCATGGGAAGAGTCTGGCGcctcatggtggtggtggtggtggctcctctcctcagcaccatgtctgctgttGCTGAGGGAGTTGCTGCCTGACTCCTTGGTCCCTTCGCTGGAGTGGTTCTCCTTTCGGCTACGCTCAGGGGTGCGGTCCGAGCCTCGCTCAGACTGCTGTCCCCCACCCTTGGTCCTGCTCCGTTCCTCATAGGGGGAGTGAGCTGTCCTCCCACGGTCACTGGAAAGGCTCCTCCGCTTGCGTCTCTCCTCCCAGGGCTTGGCTATGCTCCGGTCCCCATCTCCCCCCCAGCGCTCACCACTCCGGCTGCGCACTGAGCGGCTGTAGCCCTCCAGGCTGTTTCTGCGGTCCGAACTTTTACTGAGGCTGGTCCAGTCCCCTTCCAAAAAGGTCCGGTCTCGGTCTGAATACAGAAGGTGTGGAGGGGTCCTATCCCGCACCCTAAGGTCGGCATCCAAGTTTCGATGCCGGGTATATCCGTCAGTGAGCAGCTCATAATGCACAGGGAGAGGTGAGGGCTGGTATTGCTGGGGGTAGCGAGTCTCCTCTGCTTTGGCAAAATCCACCCGGAGCCTGCGATCTGGACCACCCAAGGGAAAGCCCCTCATTTTAGCGCAGGCTGCTTGGGCTGCGTCCAGGCTCTCGTATTGGATGTAGGCAAAGCTGTCTCCTTTGACGTGATCGATGGTCCGAATGCTCCCAAAGCGATCGAACTCTCTGGCCAGGGCTGCCAGCGAGGTGTTGGGTCCAAGACCACCCACCCAGAGGCGGGTGGTAGGGTTAGCCTTGCCGTAGCCTATCTTTATGGGGTTTCTGCCAATCACCCGGCCAGACATAGCCACCTTGGCCCTGTGTGCCATGTCCAGGTTCTGAAACTTGAGGAAGGCGTAGGCACCACCCTGGCCGCGGGCAGGCCTCTTGATGACCACCTCCTCAATGATGCCATACTTCTCGAAGGCCCGTCGAAGCTCCACCTCGGATACACTGTGGTCCAGGTTCCCGATGAAGAGGTTTCGAGTGGCTCTCTGATCGTCCTCCGGCATCAGGTCCTCCTCGCACACGGCCTGGTAGCCGTACGGGCGCCCGCGGTCGTCGTACAGCCCGTAGTAGTCCAGGGCTCGCTCTCGAGACAGTCCCACCGCAGCTGCGGCAGCAGCATCCAGGGCGAAGGCTGCGGCGGCGTGCCGCGCCCGGGGCTCCCGCAGGGGCGGGGCGGCCACCGGAGACAGCGAGCGCTGCTTGTACTGGTAGCCGCCGTGCAGGGGCAGGTAGCCCAAAGGGTCGGCGGGCGCGGGAGGCCCCGGGGGCGGCGTGGAGGCAGcggcgctgctgctgctgctgcgccGGCTACTCCCGCCGCCGCGCAGGTACACCGGCTCCACCTTGAGCGGGCGGTCGTAGAGCAGCAGCTGCCGGGCCAAGGCGTGCTGGCGGGCCTCGCGCGCGTCCTGGGGGTGCCGGAAGTTCACGTAGGCCACGCGGCCCAGCTCCGGTGTGTGTGACAGGCGCAGGCTGATCTCACCGAACCGCTTGAACTGGTGGAAGAGCCGGTCCTCCAAGTGCTCGGCCGGCAGCGCGGGGCTCAGGCTGCTGATGAGGAGCGTCTTGTACTCCGGAGCCGCCGTGGAACCGGGACCCGCAGGTTCCGCTCCgggcggcggcgggggcggcggTAGCGGAGATGCGCGGGGCGACGCGCCGCCGGCACCCGGGTCCCCGGAGGCCTTGCCGGTACGTCCTCCGCCGCCTCCGGGCGCGCCCGACGAGCGCCCGCTGCTCGCTCGGTGATTCGCGTCCCCGGCGGCGCGTCCGTCGCGATGCCCGCCGCCTCCGCCACTGCCGCGGGGCTTGTCGCGAGCCCGCGCCGGGACCGGGTGCTTGGTGCCGCCGGAGGCCTTGTGCGCCGCTCGCCgcccgcccgcctctgcctctcgtTCGCGCTCCCGCGGCCGCTTGGCGGACGATGACGAGCCACGCCCGCTCGGGCTGGAGTCTCGCTCGTTCTGCCGCTTCATCGCGCCGGCCTGGCGGGCGGGCGGCCGGCCCGCGGGTCCCTcagagcggcggcggcggcggcccaGGAGGCAGCGCCCCCGGCGCCGCCATCTTGGACAAAAGGACtcggcgcggcggcggcggcggggcggggcgggagcGGCGCCGAGGGGCCGGGAGCTGCGTTATCAAGCTGCGCCGGCCGCACCACGTGACTGAGGTGGGCGGGACGAGAGTTTCGCTCGCCGCCTATCAGCGAGCTCCGCGGCCCCGCACCACGTGACATCTTGGCAAACAGAGCCGCCGGCGGGACTGCGAGCTCTGGCGCCGCTGCGTGGCTGGTGGAGCCTGGGCACCCGGCTGCTGCGTTGTCGCGGCTTCCCTCTGGAGCCCCGCAGGCTGCCGCCGCGCTTTCGCTTTGTGCTCTGGGGCTCCTTACTCCAGGCCCGCCCACCTTTGGCGGACTCGGGGCCCCGCCCACTGGAGCAGGTGTGGCTGCATGGGACGCAGTCGAGTGTAGTATCCCACTCAAACCTGCCACTAGGCTGAAGAAATTCTATCCCCTTCCGTGGAGTTTTCTGACTGGGACCAGAGGTGGCATCCTTGAAGGTAGACACACAAGGATGCCTAAAACCCTGTCCAGGACCCACATCCAGGCATCTTATGCATTCAGATTCTTCGGGCACTGTCCTGACAAGACTCTGAAAACGAAGACTACAGACACAGGTGAGATCTCCCTGGGTCCAGGTACAGAAACTAGAGGAATGCATTTGCAACCTACAGACAGGTATCTCGGTGTCACGGGGTCCAAATTTCTGCTGTAGGTGTCTGGGTGGACAGGAGGTTGGAAAGGTGGGGCTGCGGAGCCAAGGGTAAAGAGCAGGTATTGCCATTAATTATCACTTCTTGCCATGTTGACATCTTGCTGGCCAGTATCCTGGCCACATCCGGGAGGTGAGGTGAAGCACCGGCAAGGGTACTCGAAGGCTGTTAGGGTTTATGTTCTCCACAGACGGTTGTTGGATCATCGATGTATCTGCAGGATGATGAAGAACGTACCCAGTTCTTCCCTCCTCCCATAAGCAGAAAGCAATCAGCAGAAGAAAGTACAGGAAGAACTTGGAAAACACAGCAGAGGGCTTCACGTTAGGAAGGCCCCATGGATGCAAGTGAGCTTGGGGACCATACAAGAAGAGAGCTAAGATGAGCTTTTTGGAAAAAACTTCTTAGCAGTTACTCCTTTCTCATGATTTCTGGAGGCAGCAGGAGCAAAATGTCCCCATTGAGGCACAGTTCAGAAGTGCCAGCAAGGGAGCACCTGAAAGCCATACTGCGCAAATTCTTTCAGGCCTTCGACTGCAAACAGTTCACACTGCCTCTTTGTAAACTGATTCCTGCCAAACTTGCCAAAATCTAGGTAAGCAAGGGCCTTCTTCTGATGCTAGACTGGAACCCCAATGAATTAATATCTTAAGAACCAGGCAAAGTAAAGAAATGGTAGTACTGACCTCTGGCACTCAGTGCAGAAAATTCTGCTTGTTCTGCATATGCTGAGTCAAATGTAAATGTACTTCAGACTTAACATAAGCCTAGAAACCAGCCAATCGTCAGCCCCTGCTACTGGATTGAATGGGGTGGGGGGCACTAACCTCACCGGCCTGAAGTATCAGGCTGGTACCTGATACCCAGAAGCCCAAATCCACAAGACATTGACTGCCCAAGCTCTTAAGTCCTGTTATGGGAGTTTCGGGCCCCCAGCACTGGCAGGCTGAGGGATCTT
This window contains:
- the Rbm15b gene encoding putative RNA-binding protein 15B, whose protein sequence is MKRQNERDSSPSGRGSSSSAKRPREREREAEAGGRRAAHKASGGTKHPVPARARDKPRGSGGGGGHRDGRAAGDANHRASSGRSSGAPGGGGGRTGKASGDPGAGGASPRASPLPPPPPPPGAEPAGPGSTAAPEYKTLLISSLSPALPAEHLEDRLFHQFKRFGEISLRLSHTPELGRVAYVNFRHPQDAREARQHALARQLLLYDRPLKVEPVYLRGGGSSRRSSSSSAAASTPPPGPPAPADPLGYLPLHGGYQYKQRSLSPVAAPPLREPRARHAAAAFALDAAAAAAVGLSRERALDYYGLYDDRGRPYGYQAVCEEDLMPEDDQRATRNLFIGNLDHSVSEVELRRAFEKYGIIEEVVIKRPARGQGGAYAFLKFQNLDMAHRAKVAMSGRVIGRNPIKIGYGKANPTTRLWVGGLGPNTSLAALAREFDRFGSIRTIDHVKGDSFAYIQYESLDAAQAACAKMRGFPLGGPDRRLRVDFAKAEETRYPQQYQPSPLPVHYELLTDGYTRHRNLDADLRVRDRTPPHLLYSDRDRTFLEGDWTSLSKSSDRRNSLEGYSRSVRSRSGERWGGDGDRSIAKPWEERRKRRSLSSDRGRTAHSPYEERSRTKGGGQQSERGSDRTPERSRKENHSSEGTKESGSNSLSNSRHGAEERSHHHHHHEAPDSSHGKKTRESERNHRTTEAEPKTLEEPKHETKKLKTLSEYAQTLQLGWNGLLVLKNSCFPTSMHILEGDQGVISGLLKDHTSGSKLTQLKIAQRLRLDQPKLDEVTRRIKQGSPNGYAVLLAIQSTPSGPGSEGMPVVEPGLQRRLLRNLVSYLKQKQAAGVISLPVGGSKGRDSTGMLYAFPPCDFSQQYLQSALRTLGKLEEEHMVIVIVRDTA